In Amycolatopsis jiangsuensis, the following proteins share a genomic window:
- a CDS encoding pentapeptide repeat-containing protein — translation MSLSPRGRIACVPSPSRVLSTRAIAWWAAGLLLVAGLAASLLLLLFGGGSPEDSARLDALRTAANIVVGTGGAAALLLAARRQRSAELDLEQKDHDATQRRITEMYGKAADQLGSDKAPVRLAGLYALERLAQDHEEQRQTIVNVLCAYLRMPEPGDAATAAEELQVRKAAQRILMLHLRPGGEAEPMGSYWPDIDLDLSGARLVTFTLTHCRIRSLTCYRTEFHSFATFRGTAFHSKADFHEAVFTDRVDFRGTVFGTDRENFHGARFEKQAEFGIKSDARLDGALAKPGYKRVWPPGWSEQPGADGWARLGRSGVSE, via the coding sequence ATGTCCTTGTCGCCTCGTGGCAGGATCGCCTGCGTGCCCTCGCCCAGCCGCGTCCTGTCGACCCGCGCGATCGCGTGGTGGGCAGCCGGCCTCCTGCTGGTCGCCGGACTCGCCGCGAGCCTGCTCCTGCTGCTGTTCGGCGGCGGCAGCCCGGAGGATTCGGCCCGTCTCGACGCCCTGCGCACCGCGGCGAACATCGTGGTCGGCACCGGAGGCGCCGCCGCGCTGCTGCTCGCCGCGCGCCGCCAGCGCTCCGCCGAGCTCGACCTGGAGCAGAAGGACCACGACGCCACCCAACGGCGGATCACCGAGATGTACGGCAAGGCCGCCGACCAGCTCGGCAGCGACAAGGCCCCGGTCCGGCTGGCCGGACTGTATGCGCTCGAGCGGCTCGCGCAGGACCACGAGGAGCAGCGCCAGACCATCGTCAACGTGCTGTGCGCGTACCTGCGCATGCCCGAACCCGGCGACGCCGCGACCGCCGCCGAGGAACTGCAGGTGCGCAAGGCCGCGCAGCGGATCCTGATGCTGCACCTGCGCCCGGGCGGCGAAGCGGAACCGATGGGCTCGTACTGGCCGGACATCGACCTCGACCTGTCCGGCGCCCGGCTGGTCACCTTCACCCTCACACACTGCCGGATCCGCTCGCTGACCTGCTACCGGACCGAGTTCCACAGCTTCGCCACGTTCCGTGGCACCGCATTCCACAGCAAGGCCGATTTCCACGAGGCCGTCTTCACCGACCGGGTGGACTTCCGCGGCACCGTCTTCGGCACGGACCGGGAGAACTTTCACGGCGCGAGGTTCGAGAAACAGGCGGAATTCGGCATCAAGTCCGACGCCCGGCTGGACGGCGCCCTCGCCAAACCCGGGTACAAGCGCGTCTGGCCGCCGGGCTGGTCGGAACAGCCCGGTGCCGACGGATGGGCACGGCTGGGCCGATCGGGTGTTTCCGAGTAA
- a CDS encoding cystathionine beta-synthase — protein sequence MEYAEHIVDLVGNTPLVKLNSLTRGLKPLVLAKVEYVNPGGSVKDRIALRMIEAAEASGALRPGGTIVEPTSGNTGVGLAMVAQRKGYKCVFVCPDKVSEDKRNVLRAYGARVVVCPTAVAPEHPDSYYNVSDRLVREIDGAWKPNQYANPENPASHYHSTGPELWRQTDGKITHFVAGVGTGGTISGTGKFLKEASDGRVAVIGADPEGSVYSGGTGRPYLVEGVGEDFWPETYDRGIADEIIPVSDAHSFETTRRLAVEEGLLVGGSCGMAVAAALKLAERLTEDDVVVVLLPDGGRGYLTKVFNDSWMSSYGFLPPDSSGATVGDVLTRKSGSLPSLVHSHPNETVAEAVAILAEFGVSQMPVVSAEPPVMAAEVVGAVNERDLLDALFTGKAQMADRLETHMSPPLPTIGAGEQVSAAMKALEGADGALVLIDGKPAGVVTRHDLLAFLAGR from the coding sequence GTGGAGTACGCAGAACACATCGTGGACCTCGTCGGCAACACCCCGCTGGTCAAACTGAATTCCCTGACCCGGGGGCTCAAGCCGCTGGTGCTCGCCAAGGTCGAGTACGTCAACCCGGGCGGCAGCGTGAAGGACCGCATCGCGCTGCGCATGATCGAGGCCGCGGAGGCCTCCGGCGCACTGCGCCCCGGCGGCACGATCGTGGAGCCGACGTCGGGCAACACCGGGGTCGGCCTGGCCATGGTCGCCCAGCGCAAGGGCTACAAGTGCGTGTTCGTCTGCCCGGACAAGGTCAGCGAGGACAAGCGCAACGTGCTGCGCGCGTACGGCGCGCGGGTCGTGGTGTGCCCGACCGCGGTGGCGCCCGAGCACCCGGACTCCTACTACAACGTGTCCGACCGCCTGGTCCGTGAGATCGACGGCGCCTGGAAGCCGAACCAGTACGCGAACCCGGAAAACCCGGCCAGCCACTACCACTCGACCGGACCCGAGCTCTGGCGGCAGACCGACGGGAAGATCACGCACTTCGTGGCCGGGGTCGGCACCGGCGGGACCATTTCCGGCACCGGGAAGTTCCTCAAGGAAGCCAGTGACGGCCGGGTGGCGGTGATCGGCGCGGACCCGGAGGGCTCGGTGTACTCCGGCGGCACCGGCCGTCCCTACCTCGTGGAGGGCGTCGGCGAGGACTTCTGGCCGGAGACCTACGACCGGGGCATCGCCGACGAGATCATCCCGGTCAGCGACGCGCACTCCTTCGAGACCACCCGCCGCCTCGCCGTCGAGGAGGGCCTGCTGGTCGGGGGTTCGTGCGGGATGGCCGTGGCGGCCGCGCTGAAGCTCGCGGAGCGGCTGACCGAGGACGACGTCGTGGTCGTGCTGTTGCCCGACGGCGGCCGCGGCTACCTCACCAAGGTGTTCAACGACAGCTGGATGTCCTCCTACGGCTTCCTGCCCCCGGACTCCTCCGGCGCCACCGTGGGCGACGTGCTGACCCGCAAGAGCGGTTCGCTGCCCAGCCTCGTGCACTCGCACCCGAACGAGACGGTGGCCGAGGCGGTCGCCATCCTTGCCGAGTTCGGCGTGAGCCAGATGCCCGTGGTCAGCGCCGAACCGCCGGTGATGGCGGCCGAGGTGGTGGGCGCGGTGAACGAGCGGGATCTGCTCGACGCGCTGTTCACCGGCAAGGCCCAGATGGCCGACCGGCTCGAGACGCACATGTCGCCCCCGCTGCCCACGATCGGCGCCGGTGAGCAGGTGAGCGCGGCGATGAAGGCGCTCGAAGGCGCGGACGGCGCGCTGGTGCTGATCGACGGCAAGCCGGCGGGCGTCGTCACCAGGCACGACCTGCTCGCCTTTCTCGCGGGCCGGTAG
- a CDS encoding class F sortase, with protein sequence MTGKGRLIAGFALGAASVLAVELATVVITSPPTAVVAGSASPAPAALAARGAAAEPVAPPPSPSPSPSSAPSTSTSAAPPAAPAEHRQPGPQRPGTIRLPGGGTAAMVRKGLGPGNTLPVPSNIGQAAWWGAELDAVSGASVFAGHVNWRGATGPFAELWNERIGGVVTIVDSAGKAARYRVSQLVTVHKNDLGARADDLFGQAGPHRVVLVTCGGRWVGGSDGYEENRVVIADPA encoded by the coding sequence ATGACGGGCAAGGGCCGGCTGATCGCCGGTTTCGCACTGGGCGCGGCGAGTGTGCTGGCGGTGGAGCTGGCCACGGTCGTGATCACCTCACCGCCGACGGCGGTGGTGGCCGGGAGCGCTTCCCCGGCCCCCGCCGCCCTCGCCGCGCGCGGTGCGGCCGCCGAACCGGTCGCACCGCCGCCGTCGCCGTCACCATCACCGTCGTCGGCTCCGTCCACGAGCACGTCCGCCGCGCCGCCGGCGGCACCGGCCGAGCACCGGCAGCCCGGACCGCAGCGGCCGGGCACGATCCGGCTGCCCGGCGGCGGTACCGCGGCGATGGTGCGCAAGGGCCTCGGCCCCGGCAACACCCTGCCGGTGCCCTCGAACATCGGGCAGGCCGCCTGGTGGGGTGCGGAGCTGGACGCGGTGAGCGGGGCGAGCGTGTTCGCCGGGCACGTGAACTGGCGTGGGGCGACCGGTCCGTTCGCGGAGCTGTGGAACGAGCGCATCGGCGGCGTGGTGACCATTGTGGACAGTGCGGGCAAGGCCGCGCGGTACCGGGTCTCCCAGCTGGTCACGGTGCACAAGAACGATCTGGGCGCCCGCGCGGACGACCTGTTCGGCCAGGCCGGCCCGCACCGGGTGGTCCTGGTGACCTGCGGTGGCCGTTGGGTCGGCGGAAGCGACGGCTACGAGGAGAACCGCGTCGTGATCGCCGATCCGGCCTGA
- a CDS encoding YeeE/YedE family protein, protein MATTDSPAGERRLLTFPTSCAAPVPRPEDPVRIVPLIVAGLLAAGLTAYVWATHGAKFGVLLVLGLLLGLALFHSRFGFTSAWRQLIAVGNGEGLRAHALLLGTAATLIALICGTGAGLFGSAPVPVQNAGAIGLALFVGATLFAIGMQLGGACASGTLFAVGSGQSTIVLTLFGFITGSVFYTWGYPVFTGWPQVSGFLLSDHVGWFGSWAITIAVLVAIVLGTRVVQRRRVPPPMDVVPTARGFARIFRGSWPLLVGAVVLGVLAGAVYLVSGGIWGVTSAFSLWGAKILQVFGLHPEQWEFWQQKANAASLGKPIWQDKTSLTDIGIMIGAAVAAAAAGAWKIHSSIPWRTAVAAILGGILMGIGARLAGGCNIGAYLGGISVGSLHGWLWGIFALFGTWIGLKLRPLFGLGNPAPTDSIC, encoded by the coding sequence GTGGCGACGACCGATTCCCCCGCCGGTGAGCGGCGGCTGCTCACCTTCCCCACCTCGTGTGCCGCGCCGGTGCCGCGGCCGGAGGACCCGGTGCGGATCGTCCCGCTGATCGTCGCCGGGCTGCTCGCGGCCGGGCTCACCGCGTACGTGTGGGCCACGCACGGGGCCAAGTTCGGCGTCCTGCTCGTGCTCGGGCTGCTGCTAGGGCTGGCGTTGTTCCACTCCCGGTTCGGCTTCACCTCGGCCTGGCGCCAGCTCATCGCGGTCGGCAACGGCGAAGGGCTGCGGGCACACGCGCTGCTGCTCGGCACGGCCGCCACGCTGATCGCGCTCATCTGCGGCACCGGTGCCGGGCTGTTCGGCAGTGCGCCGGTGCCGGTGCAGAACGCCGGGGCGATCGGGCTCGCGCTGTTCGTCGGCGCCACCCTGTTCGCGATCGGCATGCAGCTCGGGGGTGCCTGCGCGTCCGGCACCCTGTTCGCGGTTGGTTCCGGGCAGTCGACGATCGTGCTCACCCTCTTCGGCTTCATCACCGGTTCGGTGTTCTACACCTGGGGTTATCCGGTGTTCACCGGCTGGCCGCAGGTGTCCGGGTTCCTGCTCTCCGACCACGTCGGCTGGTTCGGCTCGTGGGCGATCACGATCGCGGTGCTCGTCGCGATCGTGCTGGGCACGAGGGTGGTGCAGCGGCGCCGGGTGCCGCCGCCGATGGACGTCGTGCCGACCGCGCGCGGGTTCGCCCGGATCTTCCGCGGGTCGTGGCCGCTGCTGGTCGGCGCCGTCGTGCTGGGCGTGCTGGCCGGTGCGGTGTACCTCGTCTCCGGCGGGATCTGGGGTGTCACGAGCGCGTTCAGCCTGTGGGGCGCGAAGATCCTGCAGGTGTTCGGCCTGCACCCGGAACAGTGGGAGTTCTGGCAGCAGAAGGCGAACGCCGCGTCGCTGGGCAAGCCGATCTGGCAGGACAAGACGAGCCTCACCGACATCGGCATCATGATCGGCGCGGCGGTCGCGGCCGCGGCGGCCGGGGCGTGGAAAATCCACAGTTCGATCCCGTGGCGCACCGCGGTGGCCGCGATCCTCGGCGGCATCCTGATGGGCATCGGCGCCCGGCTGGCCGGCGGCTGCAACATCGGCGCCTACCTCGGCGGCATCTCGGTCGGCAGCCTGCACGGCTGGCTGTGGGGGATCTTCGCGCTCTTCGGCACCTGGATCGGGCTGAAACTGCGGCCGTTGTTCGGGCTGGGCAACCCCGCGCCCACCGACAGCATCTGCTGA
- a CDS encoding acetyl-CoA C-acetyltransferase has translation MPEAVIVSTARSPIGRAGKGSLVGMRPDDLTVQMVRAALDKVPQLDPADIDDLMLGCGLPGGESGFNMGRAVAVELGYDHLPGTTITRYCSSSLQTTRMALHAIKAGEGDVFLSAGVETVSRFANGSSDSWPDTHNPLFADAEQRTKDTAESGSDSWHDPREDELVPDVYIAMGQTAENLARYKGISREEMDEFGVRSQNLAEKAIANGFWAKDITPVTLPDGTVVAKDDGPRAGVTIEGVSGLKPVFRPDGRVTAGNCCALNDGAAAVVIMSDTKAKELGITPLARVVSTGVTGLSPEIMGYGPVESSKQALSRAGLSISDIDLVEINEAFAAQVIPSYRDLGIDLDRLNVNGGAIAVGHPFGMTGARITSTLINSLQHHDKQFGLETMCVGGGQGMAMVLERLS, from the coding sequence ATGCCCGAAGCCGTCATCGTTTCCACCGCCCGTTCCCCGATCGGCCGCGCCGGCAAAGGCTCGCTGGTCGGCATGCGCCCGGACGACCTGACCGTGCAGATGGTCCGCGCGGCGCTGGACAAGGTGCCGCAGCTGGACCCGGCCGACATCGACGACCTGATGCTCGGCTGCGGCCTGCCCGGCGGCGAGTCCGGGTTCAACATGGGCCGCGCGGTCGCCGTCGAACTCGGCTACGACCACCTGCCCGGGACCACGATCACCCGGTACTGCTCCTCGAGCCTGCAGACCACGCGCATGGCGCTGCACGCGATCAAGGCGGGCGAGGGCGACGTGTTCCTGTCCGCCGGCGTGGAGACCGTGTCGCGGTTCGCGAACGGCAGCTCCGACTCGTGGCCGGACACGCACAACCCGCTGTTCGCCGACGCCGAGCAGCGGACCAAGGACACCGCGGAGTCCGGCAGCGACAGCTGGCACGACCCGCGCGAGGACGAGCTCGTCCCGGACGTCTACATCGCGATGGGCCAGACCGCGGAGAACCTCGCCCGGTACAAGGGAATCAGCCGGGAGGAGATGGACGAGTTCGGCGTCCGTTCGCAGAACCTTGCGGAGAAGGCCATCGCGAACGGCTTCTGGGCCAAGGACATCACCCCGGTCACGCTGCCGGACGGCACCGTGGTCGCCAAGGACGACGGCCCGCGTGCCGGCGTCACCATCGAAGGCGTCTCCGGACTGAAGCCGGTGTTCCGCCCGGACGGCCGGGTCACCGCGGGCAACTGCTGCGCGCTCAACGACGGCGCGGCCGCCGTGGTGATCATGTCCGACACCAAGGCGAAGGAACTCGGCATCACCCCGCTGGCGCGGGTCGTGTCCACCGGCGTGACCGGACTTTCGCCGGAGATCATGGGCTACGGCCCGGTCGAGTCCTCGAAGCAGGCGCTGTCCCGCGCCGGACTGTCCATTTCGGACATCGATCTGGTGGAGATCAACGAGGCGTTCGCGGCGCAGGTCATCCCGTCCTACCGGGACCTCGGGATCGACCTGGACCGGCTGAACGTCAACGGCGGCGCGATCGCGGTCGGCCACCCGTTCGGCATGACCGGCGCGCGGATCACCTCGACGCTGATCAACTCCCTGCAGCACCACGACAAGCAGTTCGGCCTCGAGACGATGTGCGTCGGCGGCGGCCAGGGCATGGCGATGGTGCTGGAACGGCTTTCCTGA
- a CDS encoding MSCRAMM family protein yields MGWISRPRARVRAVSGLVAAAVLGALSVTAAGTTPAAAATDEGIGHDITPGQPFASHTPDKNWLGSYIVGGKQVFCVSFQLKAPDSNEKYEPGDELLTKWGEKLPADEAANISYLLLRYGDTKDADQAAALAHLLHSWTSKPRSDKDLDESLPAKEIGYNIDYHLDKLKAQAPGAYADVEKLTADAEANRGPWTASVTAPKDAQHLGTPASWTVTVKNAKGNGMADVPVKLTATDASIDTADTAGTAADQEATEDTEQTDTSGSSATQAAATETTLKTDADGKVTVQLTPTGNQPKLAASLSAPADRPYVQKPMNDGIQNVVSTGGEKKLSASGVVAVAKPGKVQVTKTDAKTGKGIGGATLRITGKDRKSAANGQDGKPLNGPDGQPVVVTTGGEDGVATVDDLLAPQDVCVVEVNAPPGYTNAFDPKNPPAACGSLEPGGTLALTVVNIPNEVPHAIPAGDKPEAMAKGATETSFSVPGVAGLAALVLIGSGLVGFAARRSARR; encoded by the coding sequence ATGGGGTGGATCTCACGCCCGCGCGCCCGGGTGCGCGCGGTCTCCGGGCTGGTCGCCGCGGCTGTGCTCGGCGCACTCTCCGTCACCGCGGCCGGTACGACACCGGCGGCGGCCGCGACCGACGAAGGCATCGGGCACGACATCACGCCGGGCCAGCCGTTCGCTTCGCACACGCCCGACAAGAACTGGCTGGGCTCGTACATCGTCGGCGGCAAGCAGGTGTTCTGCGTCAGCTTCCAGCTGAAAGCACCGGACTCGAACGAGAAGTACGAGCCGGGCGACGAGCTGCTCACCAAATGGGGCGAGAAGCTGCCCGCAGACGAGGCGGCCAACATCTCGTACCTGCTGCTGCGCTACGGCGACACGAAGGACGCCGACCAGGCTGCCGCGCTCGCCCACCTGCTGCACTCGTGGACCTCGAAGCCGCGCAGCGACAAGGACCTCGACGAGAGCCTGCCCGCGAAAGAAATCGGCTACAACATCGACTACCACCTGGACAAGCTCAAGGCGCAGGCGCCGGGTGCGTACGCCGACGTGGAGAAGCTGACCGCGGACGCCGAAGCCAACCGCGGCCCGTGGACCGCCTCGGTGACCGCGCCGAAGGACGCGCAGCACCTCGGCACCCCGGCGAGCTGGACCGTGACGGTCAAGAACGCCAAGGGCAACGGCATGGCGGACGTGCCGGTGAAGCTCACCGCGACCGACGCTTCCATCGACACCGCTGACACCGCCGGCACCGCGGCGGACCAGGAAGCCACGGAAGACACAGAGCAGACCGACACCAGCGGCAGCTCGGCCACCCAGGCGGCGGCGACCGAGACCACGCTGAAGACCGACGCCGACGGCAAGGTCACCGTGCAGCTCACGCCCACGGGCAACCAGCCCAAGCTCGCCGCGTCGCTCTCGGCCCCCGCGGACCGGCCGTACGTGCAGAAGCCGATGAACGACGGCATCCAGAACGTGGTCTCCACCGGTGGCGAGAAGAAGTTGTCCGCCTCCGGGGTCGTCGCCGTGGCCAAGCCGGGCAAGGTGCAGGTCACCAAGACGGACGCGAAGACCGGCAAGGGCATCGGCGGCGCGACGCTGCGGATCACCGGCAAGGACCGCAAGAGCGCGGCGAACGGGCAGGACGGCAAGCCGCTGAACGGTCCGGACGGGCAGCCGGTCGTCGTCACCACCGGTGGCGAGGACGGGGTGGCGACCGTCGACGATCTGCTCGCCCCGCAGGACGTGTGCGTGGTCGAGGTGAACGCGCCGCCGGGCTACACCAACGCTTTCGATCCGAAGAACCCGCCCGCCGCGTGCGGATCGCTGGAGCCGGGCGGCACACTGGCGCTCACGGTGGTGAACATTCCGAACGAAGTGCCGCACGCGATTCCCGCCGGTGACAAGCCGGAGGCGATGGCCAAGGGCGCCACCGAGACGAGCTTCTCGGTGCCCGGTGTGGCCGGTCTCGCGGCGCTGGTGCTGATCGGCTCGGGCCTGGTCGGTTTCGCCGCCCGCCGTTCGGCCCGGCGGTGA
- a CDS encoding Bax inhibitor-1/YccA family protein has product MRSSSNPAFRNLPRGASASGQYGPNVGFEQPYGQPQGGVPGYGPGQQGAASADRPMTVDDVVIKTGLSLGVALVVGVLAAIWAQSQLLVDGLGRVTGVNGALLGALMGGLIVGLVVSLVIIFRRKPSGPLTLLYSAAEGLFLGALSGLFELLYPGIALQALIGTAGVFVAMLVVYKTGAVKVTPKLTKWIVGAVAGAAVLMLVNLLTTMIFGFNPLRGGGALSIIFSLVVIGIAAFSFLLDFDQADRMIRAGMPSKWAWYAAFGLMTTLVWLYLEILRLLSYLRE; this is encoded by the coding sequence GTGCGTTCCAGTAGCAACCCGGCGTTCCGCAACCTGCCGCGCGGCGCGTCCGCGAGCGGGCAGTACGGGCCGAACGTCGGCTTCGAACAGCCGTACGGACAGCCGCAGGGCGGCGTGCCGGGTTACGGCCCGGGGCAGCAGGGCGCGGCTTCGGCCGACCGACCGATGACGGTCGACGACGTGGTGATCAAGACCGGGCTTTCGCTCGGGGTCGCCCTCGTCGTCGGGGTGCTCGCCGCGATCTGGGCGCAGTCCCAGCTGCTCGTCGACGGGCTCGGCCGGGTCACCGGAGTCAACGGCGCGCTGCTCGGCGCGCTCATGGGCGGGCTGATCGTGGGCCTCGTCGTGTCACTGGTGATCATTTTCCGGCGGAAGCCGAGCGGACCGCTCACGCTGCTGTACTCGGCCGCCGAAGGCCTGTTCCTCGGTGCGCTGAGCGGGCTGTTCGAGCTGCTGTACCCGGGTATCGCGCTGCAGGCGCTGATCGGCACCGCGGGTGTGTTCGTCGCGATGCTGGTGGTCTACAAGACCGGTGCGGTCAAGGTCACGCCCAAGCTGACCAAGTGGATCGTCGGCGCGGTCGCGGGCGCCGCGGTCCTCATGCTGGTGAACCTGCTGACGACGATGATCTTCGGCTTCAACCCGCTGCGTGGCGGCGGCGCCCTCTCGATCATCTTCAGCCTGGTGGTCATCGGCATCGCCGCGTTCAGCTTCCTGCTGGACTTCGACCAGGCGGACCGGATGATCCGCGCCGGGATGCCGTCCAAGTGGGCCTGGTACGCCGCGTTCGGCCTGATGACCACGCTGGTCTGGCTGTACCTGGAAATCCTGCGGCTGCTGTCCTACCTGCGCGAGTAG